From the genome of Synergistaceae bacterium, one region includes:
- a CDS encoding pyridoxamine 5'-phosphate oxidase family protein — MNRPMRRVDREITDQSEIDDILGRAVYGHLAVCYGGEPYVVPMNFVSVGESLYFHCAAEGHKTEALRQNPRACFQAEIDVELIPAPVACGWGLTYRSVVVSGLVSFVEDVAEKAEALTALMKKLAGESFSHEFSEEELGSVAILRLDPTERRGKARRPD; from the coding sequence ATGAATCGTCCAATGCGCAGAGTCGACAGGGAGATAACGGATCAGTCCGAGATAGACGACATTCTAGGCCGGGCCGTTTACGGGCATCTCGCCGTGTGTTACGGAGGCGAGCCTTACGTCGTCCCGATGAACTTCGTCTCGGTCGGAGAGTCGCTCTACTTTCACTGTGCCGCCGAGGGACACAAGACCGAGGCGCTCAGGCAGAACCCAAGGGCCTGCTTCCAGGCTGAGATCGACGTGGAGCTCATACCGGCGCCCGTCGCGTGCGGGTGGGGGCTTACGTACAGGAGCGTCGTGGTCTCCGGCCTGGTGAGCTTCGTCGAGGACGTCGCGGAGAAGGCCGAGGCCCTGACCGCTCTCATGAAGAAACTCGCGGGCGAGTCCTTCTCCCACGAGTTCAGCGAGGAGGAGCTGGGCTCCGTGGCCATCCTGCGGCTCGACCCGACGGAGAGAAGGGGGAAGGCCAGGCGACCCGACTAG
- a CDS encoding aspartate kinase: MIVRKYGGSSVATPDKIKQVAAGIKRRVDEGESLVVVVSAMGKTTNMLISLAQEVSSNPSPRELDMLLATGEQTSSALLAMALGDLGVPALSCNAFQLEMTTTGDFSNARIMDLNLDRLKRRLESHRVLVVTGFQGITPDGDVTTLGRGGSDTSAVAIAAKCGCPCEILSDVPGVYTCDPNRFPARKLEYITYDEMLELSSLGAKVLHSRAVEIAKKYSVDLYCASTFSDERGTRVVNSLPEWLEQPVVTAITGDENQSRVSIARMPSSMEAVSALFGGLADRGVNVDMISTVNENGYTHLTFTVVDAKGKTVMEAVRTALAPWKGWSVMEDRDVVKVSAVGVGMKSAPGVAARFFRALAGRGIEMLGTTTSEIKISALVSSVNGDEALRALVDEFCPAE; encoded by the coding sequence GAGAGCCTCGTGGTCGTGGTGTCCGCGATGGGCAAGACGACCAACATGCTCATCTCCCTCGCGCAGGAGGTCTCCTCGAACCCGTCGCCGCGCGAGCTGGACATGCTGCTGGCCACTGGCGAGCAGACCTCGTCGGCGCTGCTGGCGATGGCGCTGGGCGACCTGGGCGTGCCGGCGCTGTCGTGCAACGCTTTTCAGCTTGAGATGACGACGACGGGCGACTTCAGCAACGCTCGCATAATGGATCTCAACCTGGACAGGCTGAAGCGCAGGCTGGAGTCGCACAGGGTCCTGGTGGTCACCGGCTTCCAGGGGATAACCCCGGACGGCGACGTAACCACCCTGGGTCGTGGCGGGTCGGATACGTCGGCGGTGGCGATAGCCGCGAAGTGCGGCTGTCCGTGCGAGATACTAAGCGACGTGCCGGGGGTCTACACCTGCGACCCGAACAGGTTCCCGGCCAGAAAGCTTGAGTACATCACCTACGACGAGATGCTCGAGCTGTCGTCGCTGGGCGCGAAGGTGCTGCACTCCCGCGCTGTGGAGATCGCGAAGAAATACTCGGTCGACCTGTACTGCGCGTCGACCTTCTCGGATGAAAGGGGGACACGCGTGGTGAACAGCCTTCCCGAATGGCTGGAACAGCCGGTGGTGACCGCCATCACCGGCGATGAAAACCAGTCCAGGGTGAGCATAGCCAGGATGCCTTCGTCAATGGAGGCGGTGAGCGCCCTGTTCGGCGGCCTGGCCGATCGAGGGGTGAACGTGGACATGATCTCGACCGTGAACGAGAACGGCTACACTCACCTGACATTCACCGTGGTCGACGCCAAGGGCAAAACGGTAATGGAGGCGGTGCGAACCGCTCTCGCGCCGTGGAAGGGGTGGAGTGTCATGGAGGATCGAGACGTAGTCAAGGTGTCGGCGGTCGGAGTCGGGATGAAGTCCGCTCCCGGAGTCGCGGCCCGTTTCTTCCGTGCGCTGGCGGGAAGGGGCATAGAGATGCTCGGCACCACCACGTCCGAGATCAAGATCTCCGCCCTCGTGTCGAGCGTGAACGGCGACGAGGCGCTTCGGGCCCTGGTCGACGAGTTCTGCCCCGCGGAGTAG
- a CDS encoding class I fructose-bisphosphate aldolase, with the protein MKTIERIEGLLGEEAESLLGHKCATVDKSLLTLPGPDFVDRVTALSDRSVPVMRSMQALFDAGRLSGTGYLSILPVDQGIEHSAGASFAPNPIYFDPENIVKLAVEAGCNAVASTLGVLSSVARKYAHKIPFVLKINHNELLTYPNTHDQILFASVEQARDMGAVAVGATIYYGSAESSRQIQEISAAFEMAHCLGMATILWCYLRNSNFKTADKDYHVSADLTGQANHLGVTIGADIIKQKLPENNGGYTALKFGKTHKNVYEELTTDHPIDLTRYQVANCYMGRAGLINSGGASGGESDLAEAVKTAVINKRAGGMGLILGRKAFQRPMKDGVEIINAVQDVYLEEQVTIA; encoded by the coding sequence ATGAAGACGATTGAGAGGATTGAAGGGCTGCTCGGTGAAGAGGCGGAGAGCCTCCTGGGACACAAGTGCGCCACGGTCGACAAGTCGCTGCTGACTCTGCCCGGGCCGGATTTCGTGGACAGGGTGACGGCCCTGTCGGATCGCTCCGTCCCCGTGATGAGGTCGATGCAGGCGCTGTTCGACGCCGGGCGTCTCTCCGGCACCGGCTACCTGTCCATCCTGCCGGTGGACCAGGGGATCGAGCACTCCGCGGGCGCGAGCTTCGCACCGAACCCGATCTACTTCGACCCGGAGAACATCGTCAAGCTGGCGGTGGAGGCGGGATGCAACGCGGTGGCCAGCACCCTGGGAGTGCTGTCGTCCGTGGCCAGGAAGTACGCGCACAAGATCCCGTTCGTGCTGAAGATCAACCACAACGAGCTGCTGACCTACCCGAATACGCACGACCAGATACTGTTCGCATCGGTGGAGCAGGCGCGGGACATGGGCGCGGTGGCGGTGGGAGCGACGATCTACTACGGCAGCGCGGAGTCGTCCCGCCAGATCCAGGAGATAAGCGCGGCGTTCGAGATGGCCCACTGCCTGGGGATGGCGACAATCCTGTGGTGCTACCTGCGCAACAGCAACTTCAAGACGGCCGACAAGGACTACCACGTGTCGGCCGACCTCACGGGCCAGGCCAACCACCTGGGGGTCACCATAGGCGCGGACATAATCAAGCAGAAGCTGCCGGAGAACAACGGCGGCTACACGGCGCTGAAGTTCGGAAAGACGCACAAGAACGTCTACGAGGAGCTGACGACAGACCACCCGATAGACCTGACCCGCTACCAGGTCGCCAACTGCTACATGGGCAGGGCGGGGCTGATCAACTCGGGCGGCGCCTCAGGAGGAGAGAGCGACCTGGCCGAGGCCGTGAAGACGGCCGTCATCAACAAGAGGGCCGGCGGCATGGGGCTGATCCTTGGTCGCAAGGCATTCCAGCGTCCGATGAAGGACGGCGTCGAGATAATCAACGCGGTCCAGGACGTCTACCTGGAGGAGCAGGTTACCATAGCCTGA
- a CDS encoding aminotransferase class III-fold pyridoxal phosphate-dependent enzyme, translating to MLSPVYSPFDLVVERAAGIQILTDRGVFLDAFSGLGALPLGHSHPDVVRAITAKAERYAHISNYFLDPDAPKLADALLAMTGREGEVIFANSGAEATEAAIKAVRKLRGGALVSFQGNFHGRTTGALSITWSPAMREPFGPLLPGCVFLPLDGDALLDFARREEIAAVFLECVQGNSGVHPIPAGLASTAAKLRRERGVLIVADEIQTGLGRTGRYFSYEHWGLAPDIITMGKGIGGGLPLGAALFCGLSPFGAGDHGSTFAPNPVSLAAGRAVLAHVTPKLLEEVERKGERLRKGLERLSWAKEVRGLGLMAGIGTDRPDEVASRAFKRGLLVNRAGGEIRLLPALTSTERELDEILSRLDF from the coding sequence ATGCTGTCGCCGGTCTACTCGCCTTTCGACCTCGTCGTCGAGCGAGCCGCGGGGATACAGATACTCACCGACAGGGGAGTCTTCCTGGACGCCTTCTCAGGCCTAGGCGCTCTCCCCCTGGGGCACAGTCACCCGGACGTGGTCCGTGCCATAACCGCCAAGGCCGAACGGTACGCCCACATCTCGAACTACTTCCTCGACCCGGACGCGCCGAAGCTGGCCGACGCCCTGCTGGCCATGACGGGTCGAGAGGGCGAGGTCATCTTCGCCAACTCCGGCGCGGAGGCGACCGAGGCTGCGATCAAGGCCGTCAGGAAGCTTCGCGGGGGAGCTCTCGTGTCGTTTCAGGGCAACTTCCACGGGCGCACGACCGGGGCCCTCTCCATCACCTGGAGCCCGGCCATGCGCGAGCCGTTCGGGCCGCTGCTGCCCGGATGTGTCTTCCTCCCGCTCGACGGCGACGCCCTGCTCGACTTCGCCCGCAGGGAGGAGATAGCAGCCGTCTTCCTCGAGTGCGTGCAGGGGAACAGCGGCGTCCACCCGATACCGGCGGGGCTGGCCTCGACGGCCGCGAAGCTTCGGCGGGAGAGGGGCGTGCTGATAGTCGCGGACGAGATACAGACGGGACTGGGTCGCACGGGAAGATACTTCTCCTACGAGCACTGGGGCCTTGCGCCGGACATAATCACCATGGGCAAGGGAATAGGGGGCGGACTGCCCCTCGGCGCGGCGCTATTCTGCGGACTCTCCCCCTTCGGGGCGGGGGACCACGGCTCCACCTTCGCGCCGAACCCGGTGTCGCTTGCAGCCGGTCGCGCCGTACTCGCGCACGTAACTCCAAAACTGCTGGAGGAAGTCGAGCGCAAGGGCGAGAGGCTGCGCAAGGGGCTGGAGCGGCTCTCCTGGGCGAAAGAGGTGCGCGGCCTCGGCCTGATGGCGGGGATAGGGACGGACCGCCCGGACGAGGTTGCGAGCCGCGCCTTCAAAAGGGGCCTTCTTGTGAACCGCGCGGGAGGCGAAATCCGCCTGCTGCCGGCGCTGACGTCGACTGAACGAGAGCTGGACGAGATACTCTCCCGGCTGGATTTCTAA
- a CDS encoding aldo/keto reductase → MLYRKMPRTGDEVSILGFGCMRFPLDDEGGIDEPRATAMLRSAIERGVNYVDTAWGYHGGESEPVVGRALEGGWRDRVLLATKLPSWLVEKPSDMDSFLDEQLKRLRTDHIDYYLVHSLNADRWANMKNNDYAAFLDRALADGRIRRTGFSFHDGLPLFKEIVDDRQWDFCQIQYNFLDTHYQAGTEGLEYAAERGLGMVIMEPLRGGNLARNVPDAMMRIWEESPRKLSPAGWALRWVWNRPEVGVVLSGMTAESDLEDNLATAELGEPNSLTAEELDMIDRVAAEYRTRMKVGCTACQYCMPCPAGVNIPECFNRYNMAFMFDDLEMARATYPVFVKREARASVCVKCGECEDKCPQNLPIREHLTAVAELLEQDG, encoded by the coding sequence ATGCTGTACCGTAAAATGCCCCGCACGGGGGACGAGGTTTCGATTCTCGGCTTCGGATGCATGCGCTTTCCTCTTGACGACGAGGGGGGTATCGACGAGCCCAGGGCGACCGCGATGCTCCGCTCGGCCATAGAGAGAGGTGTCAACTACGTCGACACAGCCTGGGGCTACCATGGCGGCGAGAGCGAGCCGGTCGTCGGCCGCGCCCTTGAGGGCGGCTGGCGCGACAGGGTGCTTCTCGCCACCAAGCTCCCCTCGTGGCTGGTGGAGAAGCCGTCGGACATGGACTCTTTCCTGGACGAGCAGCTCAAGAGACTGCGAACGGATCATATCGACTACTACCTGGTGCACAGCCTCAACGCCGATCGGTGGGCGAACATGAAGAACAACGACTACGCAGCCTTCCTCGACAGGGCGCTCGCCGACGGAAGGATCAGGCGGACCGGCTTCTCCTTCCACGACGGGCTTCCCCTGTTCAAGGAGATAGTGGACGACCGGCAGTGGGACTTCTGCCAGATCCAGTACAATTTCCTGGACACCCACTACCAGGCCGGGACGGAGGGGCTCGAGTACGCGGCAGAGCGAGGTCTGGGCATGGTCATCATGGAGCCTCTGAGGGGCGGCAACCTAGCCCGCAACGTACCGGACGCCATGATGAGAATCTGGGAGGAGTCGCCCAGGAAGCTGTCTCCCGCGGGATGGGCTCTTCGCTGGGTCTGGAACCGTCCGGAGGTCGGGGTGGTGCTGAGCGGAATGACGGCTGAGAGCGACCTCGAGGACAATTTGGCTACCGCGGAGCTCGGCGAGCCGAACTCCCTGACGGCCGAAGAGCTCGACATGATCGACAGGGTGGCGGCCGAGTACCGGACCAGAATGAAGGTCGGCTGCACCGCCTGTCAGTACTGCATGCCCTGCCCTGCGGGGGTGAACATCCCCGAGTGCTTCAACCGCTACAACATGGCCTTTATGTTCGACGACCTTGAGATGGCCAGGGCGACATATCCCGTGTTCGTCAAGCGTGAGGCGAGGGCGAGTGTATGCGTGAAGTGCGGCGAGTGCGAGGATAAGTGCCCGCAGAACCTGCCGATAAGGGAGCATTTGACGGCGGTGGCGGAACTGCTGGAGCAGGATGGCTAG